CGGCTATTGACGTATAATAGCAGCGCGACGAGAGATGAAGATGTGCAATAACGCTCTTTTGTTACGCGATTATAATTTGTACGGACAGATGCCCTGCGTGTAATTTACGATTTTTTGTTGTATTTCAGAATTATAGTTATCGCTACTTATTATGATTCTTTTAGCAAAATTGTAGCGAAGTCTTAAAAAAACTATGGTACTTACCACACACTCGGCAACGTGTTTACAGCACTCTTGAACCAGTTTACTTAATTCTAATGGGAGTATTCCGGTTTTTACTTGTGAAAAATTATGTATGGAATACACGTGGGGATCGGTCATTATGTAATCGGGTTCTCTTCTTAAAGCTTCTTCGGTTCTGAAAAGAAGAACAATTGATTGTTGAATTATCAAACGATTATACGTACCAATTTTCATGAGCATTGTAATATACACAGAGATATAAACTTACTCTTTAGCGAATCGACAAGCGAAAAGAAAATCTTTGAGATAGAACAGTTGCGTGCGGAGAAACCTTGTGCGATCTAATTGCTTGATCCTCctgtacaatgacggattcaGATCGCTAACTCGAAACAGCGGATCTATCGCCATTTGATCCAAAAGCCTGTATGAAAAATTCGAAACCGGAAACCtgaaaaacataaaatttgatatacaaacaaaaagttataaaattcacacttgtttttctattaaaagTGTCGATTACCTATTAAAGTCCCATTTGGATAAAATTTTTCCTGGTATCAAGGTCACTTGATTCGTGTGACAGCCCGTGCAAAAATATCTTCCCAAGTACTCGCAGTATCGAAACCTATTGGCGTACGCGACCGCGACCTTCATACCACAGCCGGCGCATCGATAATTCTGCTTTGCTATCAAAATCCGTCTCCTGCAATGCCAAACACGGTCAGCGATATTAGTTTATTATATCCAAGCTTCTGCTTTATATCTATTTCAGTTCATTAATAACTCATGCGCCGTCAttgacataataataatacacaccATCGCGTCGTAAATATACTCGCTATCAATCGAGTATTTTTCTATTGACGCTTCAAATGTATATTCTCGTACAAATTGTATTACgtaattttaatgatttgtttTCTTACACGGGAGGAGGGTGCGCAGTAAAGATTATTTGAGGCCTTGGCGGTGCCCATTCAATAGTACCCCGAAGAGAAACCGAATTCCCATCGGCCCCCTCGGCGTCGTCTGGACTGACAGGCCAACTTTTTGGAAGAGGTAACAGCtgcgaaataaaattttattggttTAATGGCGCTATATGACGACAGTTTTGAATTGAGAGCCCGCTCAAACCGGAGATAACATCTGGATCAATTTTTTCACTTACTCGTTGTGGTGCGTCTTGTTCGGAGACTAGCCATTTGAGTTCGCTCGCTCTTGGCAAGTGTTTCTCGCTAAATTTACTTATTAGAGATAAGGCAACGCCTTCAGCGGACATAGAACTATCGGTTAAATTCGATTCCGTGCCGTGCTTCGGAGACGATCTGTAGAGATCGGCATCTGAGTATAGCGAGGCCAATGATACTGATATTCCTGCAATGAATAAAAAGCGAGCATTTAAACAAGCcgggagaaaaagaaatctaGTCATCCCGTATAATCACTCATTCGGAGTAGTTACCGGAATTTTTGAGCTCGGACAAATTGCGCGTATCGTCCATTTCATAGTCGTCGACGTCATCCGTCGAAATACTGTCGGACGGAGTGCCGGGAGACGTCGACAACGGGCTGACACTTTGgtccgtcgtcgtcgctgcgcaTAGACAAAGGACAGACGTAAACACAAAGGGGATAGGCAACGGGGATAGGCACACATTGATTATCTCTTACGACCCACATATCTTCGACTTGACTAATAAGTCGATTTCGTGGATTCGATAAGACGAGAGAGTATTTCAGGCCAATAATGAAACTCACTATCGGTCTTGCCGTCGCTGAGAAGATCGCGAGTCCAAGTTGCGCCAACGTTACCCTTTCGACGCTCCTCCAGTCGCTGGCGCCGCCTGATCCTCAGCTTCTGCTTGAGATCGTTGATCTCCTCGTCACTCTCATCCGCCGCTTCGTCGGCTGCCCGGAGTTGCCGATTGCACTTGACCTGCAACGAGAAACGTCATACGAGTTGATTTAGCCGTTTTCGAGAATACTTCAAAATCTAATGAAGCATTTTTTCACCTGCTCGATAGCAGCAATCATAGCATCGGAAATACTGAAATGCGCGTTCTCTCTGTCGAGCTCTGCGTTCGCCCTGGCGAACTGAGCTGAAGACAGGAAGCTCATGAGACTCTGACCCTCCTTAGGTTTGGGAAAATAGCATGTAGCCATGGGCAACACGCTGTTACCTCCATCTTCGATGAAGCTCTTCTTAGGCGTGCGGATATCCTTCTGACCCTCGACTTCGATGCTCCAGGAGCCCGAGAACTCCGGCGCCGAGCCTGTGATGAAGGACGTCTTTCGTTTTGGCTGCGACTGTCTGGACCCGATGCCCACCGAATCCGTAGCCGAGTGCTCAGGGGTGCTCGATATCAAGGGAATTTTCGCTGCGCGGATCGATTCTTCGTAGTTCAGAGTGTCCGAGCTGCCACCACTGCCTCGAAGCTCTTTTGCCTTGATGAGTTTGGCTCCGGATGACCGTGATTTTCGTCCTTTTCTTGTCAGGAGCTTTGATTTCGCTGTTatcaaataaatgaaattatttgtatgaaaATTTGCCTTCTTTCGCtttttaaatacaaatatttcgAACGAATTGGCCTCACCAGGACTAGATTTAGCTTCCGTGAACGTCGACGCATCGACAGCTTTCTCCTCCGAATAATCAACTTTTATCACGTCGGACAGTTCGATCGATTGCGACATGCGATCTCGGTTCGCGACCTTATCCGAGGCGTTTTTCGCGCTCGTCGTCTTCGTCATAGTCTTGAGCGTCGTCACTCCCAGGCCTTCGACTCCGTTTTCGTTCAAATCCGGAAAACTACTCCAAGCTTTTAAGGACGTATTGCTGCTCGTTTCCTCCTTGATTGCCTTATCGTTCAGCTCTGACTTGATACTGGCAATCGCCTCCTGTTGTTCACGAGGTGACAGACTAGAATCGTTGCCGCTCTTCTGAGGAGTAATCGCGATTGAGCAACCGGCACTACTTATGCTAGGCGTCGTTTGTTGTTCTTGTCGAGTGCTGCTGCATAGGTTCACTGGGTACGAGGAGGAGCGACGATGTGCGCGCTTTGGACTGTCTTTGCTGTTCCAACTTGGCAAAAACTAAAAGAATGAAaatatgttattttttttactgatcattctataataaaaatgtattttaattaatttattagattattgaaagaaaagaattgtatgtttttaaaaaattcaacatAAAAGATACCAACAATTCGAATACTGCTTGGGATTAGCATTGTCTAGTTGAGCTTTCTATCTTCAACTAGATTTCTGAAAGTTAGTTTGATAATGAATTTTGCATCTAATAATGATGCAATAGGAAACAAATATTAGAGCATGCTAAATTATCAGAGTTCAGGCAGCTTTGATAGATTTCATGCTGCTTCTATGAActgtttatgaatttttttttcaattttttcttacTAGCCCCTATGCAATCTGGTACAATAGTTCACAAAGTCAAGCAACAGTTTTAATTCATCAACGCTTGTTACTTCAATATTCTAATTTTAGAAGACTGCAGAAAACATTTAGGTCACTTTTTTTTAGTTGAAAAAAGTCAGTCATGCTTTCTTACCAGGGACGGATCAATTTCAGTCAGTAAAGCAGGTTGATTTTTCTCAACAGCTCTCAAGCAGACAAGTGTGGCCTCTGCTAAATTTTCTTGACAGAGAAAAGCCCAGGGTTCAAGGCAGGAGAGCAAGTGCTCTTTGTCGGATAAGAGCCAGGACAGTTTCTGCGATAGCGAATGGTCTTCCAGACTGCAAATAATTCGATTGTTGTTAAACTTAAAGGTTTTGTAATGATTAGacataacattttttcaatgcTCACCTCTTATATAACCATAGTATGTCTTTATGTGACACAATCCTACTAGGTAGATTCACATGATACTCATCACAGTCGCGCATTGTTGGAGAA
The sequence above is drawn from the Nasonia vitripennis strain AsymCx chromosome 4, Nvit_psr_1.1, whole genome shotgun sequence genome and encodes:
- the LOC100122809 gene encoding run domain Beclin-1-interacting and cysteine-rich domain-containing protein isoform X2, yielding MSVESHDKEKWQLLQSLRSTVEGLLTNGVSNVWNVYGGLNRLHNIMEKIFKHGCRIFDVQGEPDCWIFIQGLNWLQPSLATSPTMRDCDEYHVNLPSRIVSHKDILWLYKSLEDHSLSQKLSWLLSDKEHLLSCLEPWAFLCQENLAEATLVCLRAVEKNQPALLTEIDPSLFLPSWNSKDSPKRAHRRSSSYPVNLCSSTRQEQQTTPSISSAGCSIAITPQKSGNDSSLSPREQQEAIASIKSELNDKAIKEETSSNTSLKAWSSFPDLNENGVEGLGVTTLKTMTKTTSAKNASDKVANRDRMSQSIELSDVIKVDYSEEKAVDASTFTEAKSSPAKSKLLTRKGRKSRSSGAKLIKAKELRGSGGSSDTLNYEESIRAAKIPLISSTPEHSATDSVGIGSRQSQPKRKTSFITGSAPEFSGSWSIEVEGQKDIRTPKKSFIEDGAQFARANAELDRENAHFSISDAMIAAIEQVKCNRQLRAADEAADESDEEINDLKQKLRIRRRQRLEERRKGNVGATWTRDLLSDGKTDTTTTDQSVSPLSTSPGTPSDSISTDDVDDYEMDDTRNLSELKNSGISVSLASLYSDADLYRSSPKHGTESNLTDSSMSAEGVALSLISKFSEKHLPRASELKWLVSEQDAPQRLLPLPKSWPVSPDDAEGADGNSVSLRGTIEWAPPRPQIIFTAHPPPVRRILIAKQNYRCAGCGMKVAVAYANRFRYCEYLGRYFCTGCHTNQVTLIPGKILSKWDFNRFPVSNFSYRLLDQMAIDPLFRVSDLNPSLYRRIKQLDRTRFLRTQLFYLKDFLFACRFAKETEEALRREPDYIMTDPHVYSIHNFSQVKTGILPLELSKLVQECCKHVAECVLCQARGFMCELCHSKDVIYPWELDKVKRCDSCGTCYHAACAKPDSNECKRCDRLQARRESKEEQPR
- the LOC100122809 gene encoding run domain Beclin-1-interacting and cysteine-rich domain-containing protein isoform X3, with translation MSVESHDKEKWQLLQSLRSTVEGLLTNGVSNVWNVYGGLNRLHNIMEKIFKHGCRIFDVQGEPDCWIFIQGLNWLQPSLATSPTMRDCDEYHVNLPSRIVSHKDILWLYKSLEDHSLSQKLSWLLSDKEHLLSCLEPWAFLCQENLAEATLVCLRAVEKNQPALLTEIDPSLFLPSWNSKDSPKRAHRRSSSYPVNLCSSTRQEQQTTPSISSAGCSIAITPQKSGNDSSLSPREQQEAIASIKSELNDKAIKEETSSNTSLKAWSSFPDLNENGVEGLGVTTLKTMTKTTSAKNASDKVANRDRMSQSIELSDVIKVDYSEEKAVDASTFTEAKSSPAKSKLLTRKGRKSRSSGAKLIKAKELRGSGGSSDTLNYEESIRAAKIPLISSTPEHSATDSVGIGSRQSQPKRKTSFITGSAPEFSGSWSIEVEGQKDIRTPKKSFIEDGGNSVLPMATCYFPKPKEGQSLMSFLSSAQFARANAELDRENAHFSISDAMIAAIEQVKCNRQLRAADEAADESDEEINDLKQKLRIRRRQRLEERRKGNVGATWTRDLLSDGKTDRISVSLASLYSDADLYRSSPKHGTESNLTDSSMSAEGVALSLISKFSEKHLPRASELKWLVSEQDAPQRLLPLPKSWPVSPDDAEGADGNSVSLRGTIEWAPPRPQIIFTAHPPPVRRILIAKQNYRCAGCGMKVAVAYANRFRYCEYLGRYFCTGCHTNQVTLIPGKILSKWDFNRFPVSNFSYRLLDQMAIDPLFRVSDLNPSLYRRIKQLDRTRFLRTQLFYLKDFLFACRFAKETEEALRREPDYIMTDPHVYSIHNFSQVKTGILPLELSKLVQECCKHVAECVLCQARGFMCELCHSKDVIYPWELDKVKRCDSCGTCYHAACAKPDSNECKRCDRLQARRESKEEQPR
- the LOC100122809 gene encoding run domain Beclin-1-interacting and cysteine-rich domain-containing protein isoform X1, which gives rise to MSVESHDKEKWQLLQSLRSTVEGLLTNGVSNVWNVYGGLNRLHNIMEKIFKHGCRIFDVQGEPDCWIFIQGLNWLQPSLATSPTMRDCDEYHVNLPSRIVSHKDILWLYKSLEDHSLSQKLSWLLSDKEHLLSCLEPWAFLCQENLAEATLVCLRAVEKNQPALLTEIDPSLFLPSWNSKDSPKRAHRRSSSYPVNLCSSTRQEQQTTPSISSAGCSIAITPQKSGNDSSLSPREQQEAIASIKSELNDKAIKEETSSNTSLKAWSSFPDLNENGVEGLGVTTLKTMTKTTSAKNASDKVANRDRMSQSIELSDVIKVDYSEEKAVDASTFTEAKSSPAKSKLLTRKGRKSRSSGAKLIKAKELRGSGGSSDTLNYEESIRAAKIPLISSTPEHSATDSVGIGSRQSQPKRKTSFITGSAPEFSGSWSIEVEGQKDIRTPKKSFIEDGGNSVLPMATCYFPKPKEGQSLMSFLSSAQFARANAELDRENAHFSISDAMIAAIEQVKCNRQLRAADEAADESDEEINDLKQKLRIRRRQRLEERRKGNVGATWTRDLLSDGKTDTTTTDQSVSPLSTSPGTPSDSISTDDVDDYEMDDTRNLSELKNSGISVSLASLYSDADLYRSSPKHGTESNLTDSSMSAEGVALSLISKFSEKHLPRASELKWLVSEQDAPQRLLPLPKSWPVSPDDAEGADGNSVSLRGTIEWAPPRPQIIFTAHPPPVRRILIAKQNYRCAGCGMKVAVAYANRFRYCEYLGRYFCTGCHTNQVTLIPGKILSKWDFNRFPVSNFSYRLLDQMAIDPLFRVSDLNPSLYRRIKQLDRTRFLRTQLFYLKDFLFACRFAKETEEALRREPDYIMTDPHVYSIHNFSQVKTGILPLELSKLVQECCKHVAECVLCQARGFMCELCHSKDVIYPWELDKVKRCDSCGTCYHAACAKPDSNECKRCDRLQARRESKEEQPR